A segment of the Candidatus Krumholzibacteriia bacterium genome:
TCCTGAGCGAACTCGAGTGCGTGGATGCGCTCGTGATCGTGCCCGAGTCGACCATGGACCGCGTTCTCGACGCGATGCGCCCCGATGTCTTCGCGAAGGGGACCGACTACACGGTCGAGACGATTCCCGAGCGCGAGACCGTGCTGGCCTACGGTGGCGAACTGGCGATCGTCGGGGACCCGAAGACACGGAGCAGCAGGCAGTTCCGTGTGGTGAAGTGAGCACGGTGAGCGGCGAGCACTTCCTCGTGACCCGCCTGCGTTTCCTGGGTGACATCGTCCTGTGTACGCCGTTGCTCGAGGCCCTGCGCGAGGCGCGTCCCGACTCCCGGATCGAATTCCTGGGCGCATCTCCGCACGTGGACGTCCTGCGTGATCACCCCGCCGTGGACCGCCTGCACGTCCTGCCCGGAAGGGCGACGACGGCGGACATGCTCCGGATGGCATTACGCCTGAGACAGTGTCGCTTCGATGCCGTGTTCGATCTGTTCGGCAATCCGCGCAGCGCCCTGCTGACCCGGCTCACGGGAGCACCGTTGCGTGTGGGGCCGGACCGTGGAACACGGGCGCGCCTGTACACGCATCGGCGGGGGCGTCCGGCGGGCGACCGGTCGGCGGTCCGGCACCATCTGGACAAACTGGTTCCCCTGCTCGGGGAAGCGCCGCCGCCGCGCCCGACGTCACTCCGTGTGCATCCCGCGGAGCGGGAGCGTGTCCGCGCTGCTCTCGATCTGCCGGAGCGGGTCCGGGTGATCCATCCGGGCAGCACCTGGCCCGACAAGGCCTGGCCCGGGGATCGCTGGCCGATCCTGGTGCAGCGCCTCACCGAGCAGGGGGGCGCCCCGCTGGTCGTGATCGAGCCGCCGACGCAGCGTGGTCTGGCCGCGAGGGTGGCCGGAGACACCGGGGCCCGTCCGCTCGACGTCCTCGACGTTCGCTCGATCCTGGCCCTGCTGACGCATGCCGACTTGTACGTCGGCAACGATGGCGGCATCCTGCACGCGGCCATCGCCCTCGGCGTGCCCAGTGTCGGTCTGCTGGGCCCGACCGAGCCGGACATCTGGTTTCCCTACGAACACCTCGGTCCTTTCCGCGTGATCCACCGTTGCGACGAAGCCGGCACCGATGCCCGTGGACGTCCCCGGAGTCGTCTGACCCGGATCGACGTCGAAGAGGTGCTGGCGCGTGTGGGTGAGGTCACCGCGGCGACCCGGGACGGCGCGACGTGATCGATCCCGAACGCATCCTGTTGATCCGACGCAAAGCGATCGGGGACGTCCTCGTGTCCATGGACGTCGCTCGCGCGCTGCGTGAGCGCTGGCCCGCGGCATCGATCCATCTCGTGGTCGATCGTTTCGCCGCCCCGGTCGTGGACGGGTCGCCGCTGATCGACGACTTGCTCGTGTACGACCGCAAGGCGCAGTCGACCGGATCCTGGACCGCGCGCGTCGACGCACTGTTGCACTGGGTGGAGAGCTTGCGTGGGGTCCGGGCCGACCTGGCCGTCGACCTGATGGGCACCCCGCAGACGGCGTTGTGGACCCGACTGAGTGGGGCCCGCATGCGGGTCGGACCGCGCAAGCGCTTCCGCACGTGGGCGTACCACCGTGCCATCGAAGCCCGGCGTGATCCCGTGTTCGCCGGCGAGCGCTTCCTGGACTGGGTCCGCGCGCTCGACGTCGATCCTGGCGCGTGGCGGCCGCAGCGCGTGCCGGTGAGCCCTCGCGACTCCGAGCGTGTGGTCTCGATCCTGTCGACACGGGGAACGAGCGACGCCGGGTTGATCCTGTTGAACGCGAGCGCGACGTGGCCGGCGAAGGCCTGGCCGCTCGATCACTTCGCCCGTCTGGGACGTCGACTTCGCGAGGACACCGGTGCCGAGGTGGCCCTCGCATGGGGTCCCGGCGAAGAGGAGGGGATCGACACCGTCGTCCGGAACGCCGGAGGAAGTGTCTGGCCCCTGCCGCCGACCACGCTCCCGGAACTGGCTGCGTGGTTGGATCGCGCCGATCTGCTGGTGACCACCGACAGTGGACCGAAGCATCTGGCGGTGGCCCAGGGCACACCCACCGTGACCGTTTTCGGAAGCACCGACCCCCGCGGCTGGCAGCCGCCGGGGCCGAGACACCGCGCCCTGACGAACCTCGTGGATTGTCATCCCTGCAATCTGCTGGAATGTCCCGTGCCCGGGCACCCGTGCCTCGACGCGCTGGACCCGGAGATCGTGGCCACGGCTGCGGTCGAGCTCCTGGCGCAGACGAGGAGCGCGGCATGACCACGGGCATCGGAGCGCTGGTGATCACGCGCGACGAGGAGCACCACCTGGAGGACTGCCTCCGCACCCTCGACTTCTGCGACGAGCGCGTCGTGGTCGACTCCTTCAGCTCGGACCGGACCATCGAGATCGCCTGCGCGCACGCCGACCACGTGTATCGGCGCACCTTCCGCGACTTCGCCGAGCAGAAGGACTGGGGCCTGGCCCGGTTGTCGACACCGTGGGCCCTGATCGTCGATGCCGACGAAAGGGTGGGTGCCGAACTGGCCCGCGAGATCGTGGAGCGCGTGCGTCGCGACGACCACGACGGGTTCTGGCTCTTCCGTCGCAACCGCTTCTTCGGGCACGTCGTGACGGGGGCCGGATGGCAGCACGACAGGGTGCTCCGGCTCTTTCGCCGAGAGGGCGCACACCACCCTTCGCGTCTGGTCCACGAGGAGGCCCACCTGCCCGAAGGAGCGAGGATCGGGACCTGCCGGGCGCGGCTCGAACACCACAGCTACTCCGACTGGCCCTCGACATTCGGAAGGCTGCTGTCGTACACCACCCGGGGTGCGGCGGAGCGTGCGCAGCGCGGGCGGAGCGGATCCGCCTGGCGCGTGGGCACGAAGCCGCTGGGGCGATTCCTGAAGCAGTACCTGCTGCAGGGTGGTTGGCGCGACGGTGTGCACGGCTACGTTCTGTGCACCTGGAGTGCGATCGGTGTGTTCGTGCGCGAGGCGAAACTGCGCGCGGGGGAGATCGAACGACCAGTGGCACCTTCCGCCGAGGTCCGCGTAGAAGTGATCCGGGGCCGTCCGGTGGACGACGGCTCCGTCCCACCAGGGGGAGGCCGGCAACGATGACGCTCGGGGCACGATCGACGCGAACCGGAAACGGTTGGATCGGCGCCTGCCTGCTGGTCGCGATCGTCTGGGGTCCGGCCATGGCCAGCGCTTCCGGAGACGCCCCCGCGGATTCGTTGCCTCCGGCGCCGAGCGACGACCTTCCGGTCTCCCTGGACGAACTTCCCTACGATCTCGGCGAGGTGTCGACCTTCGAGATCGGGTACGGACCGATCAAGGCAGGGCGTGCGACGATCACGGTCGAGGACACCCTGACCTACTTCGGCCAGAAGGTCGTGCACGTCCGCACCCGTGCTCGGAGCAATCGGTTCTTCGACGCCTTCTTCAAGGTCCGCGACCAGGCCAACAGTTACATCGACGCCGACTCCCTCTTCGCGCGCTACTACAGCAAGACGCTGCGTGAGGGTGGATACGAGCGCGACGTGGAGATCCACTTCGACCAGATCGACGGCATCGCCTACTACCCGAGTGGAAAGGAATCGAAGTTCCCGGCACCGATCCACGACGTCCTCTCGGCCTTCTTCCGCGTGCGCACGCTTCCGCTGCCCCCCGGTGCGAGCTTCCGACTGCCGACCCACGGGGACGACGAGATCTACGATCTTCGGATCGACGTGGTCCGGCGCGAGGTGCGTGACACCCCGCTCGGTCGTGTGCGGTGCGTGGTGGTCCGACCCACGCTCGGCGACGAGGGCCTGTTCCGGCACGAAGGAGATCTCCTGGTCTGGTTCACGGACGACGAGCGGAGGGTTCCGGTCCTGATGCGTGCGACCGTTCCGGTGGGGGCGATCGAGGCCCGGCTGACCGACTACGATCCGGGGGGACGTCGGTGAGCGAAGCCGCATCGTTGCGGCCCCGGGTCGACGTCCTGGTCTTCGGCGGCGGCATCGCGGGGTTGTGGACCCTGCACGAGCTGCTCGCACGGGGATACGATGCCCATCTCTGTGAGACGTCGGCGCTGGGCGCGGGGCAGACGATCCAGTCGCAGGGGATCGTGCACGGTGGAGGCAAGTACGCGCTGCGCTCGGTCGGCGATCTGGACGCGGTGCGTGCGATCCGCGACATGCCGGAACGATGGCGTGCGCATCGCAGTGGACTGCGACGCGATCCCGATCTCCGGGCAGCCCGGTTGAACAGTGAGGGTTGTTGGTTGTGGTTGCCACGCGGCTCGTGGTGGTCGCGCCTCCAGTCGTGGGGGATCGTGCCGCTGCTGCGCCACGGTGGACTGCTGGCCTGTCCTCCTGAGTCGCGCCCGCGCTCCGAGTGGCCGCCGGTGCTGCAGCGCCACGCGCACCTGGCGCTGCGCATGGAGGAGCCCGTCTTCGACACCCAGAGCGTGATGGCAGCGCTGCGCGAGCCCGTCGTCGATCGTCTGCTGCACATTGCACCGATCGATCCGGCCGACGGCTTCGGACCCTTCGAGGACGACCGGGGAACTCGTCGCGTGCGCCTCCGCGCGCCCCACGGTCCGGAGCTCGAGGTGGACACCCGAGCGGTGGTCTTCTCGGCGGGCGACGGCAACGCCGCGCTCCTGCGCTCGATCGGGAGCGAACCGGAGTTGATGCAACGACGTCCCCTGCTGATGACCGTCCTGCGCGGCTCGCTGCCGCCCCTGCATGCGCACTGTGTCAGCGGAGGGCGGACGCGGATCACGGTCACCAGTGTCGGTGCCGGCGACGAGACGGTGTGGCAGGTCGGGGGTGAGGTCTCCGAACGGCACGCGGCCGACGAGGCCGGCCCCGGGGTGCGAGCGGCGGCCCTCGACGAGATCCGGGCCTGCCTGCCGGGTCTGGATCTTTCCGGTGTGCAGATCGCGAACTATCGTGCCGTGAGGGCCGAAGCCCGGGACGGTGGATCGCGACGACCGAGTGGAGCGCACGTGCGGGCGGTCAGCTCCCGGGCGGTCGTGGCATGGCCCACGAAGTGGGCCCTGGCGCCCCTGTTGGCCGAGGACGTGCTCCGAGAACTCCGGGACGCCGGTGTGGAGCCGTCGGGTCCGAACCCCCTGCACGGCGCGGGCCGCTGGCCGCGTCCCGACGTCGCCCCCTACCCCTGGGAGGATGCCGCGTGGACCGACGTGAACTCGGTCGAACCGGCCTGACCGTTCCCGCTCTCGGGCTCGGAACGGTGAAGATCGGACGCAACCGCGACGTCAAGTATCCGCAGGGGTTCGACCTGCCCGACGACGCGGCCGTCGAGCGGCTGCTCGAGACCGCCGTCGAGGAGGGCGTGGTGCTCTGGGACACCGCGCCGGCCTACGGTGCGGCCGAGGAGCGCCTGGGTCCGTTCGTGGCCCGGCACCGGGAACGGCTGGTCCTGTGCACCAAGGCGGGCGAGGAATACGACGGCGAGGGTTCGCGGCACGCTTTCGACCGGGCATCGCTGACCGCATCGGTGCACCGCAGCCTGCGTCGCCTGCGGACGGATGCCATCGACGTCCTGCTGCTGCACTCCGACGGACGGGATCTCGAGATCCTGGATGACAGTGACGCACTGGACACGATCGCCCGGCTGCGCGACGCCGGTGACGTGCGGTTCGCCGGGATCTCGGCGAAGACGGCCCTGGGGATCGAGCGAGGCGGAGCGTGTCTGGACGTCGTCATGGCGCCGTTCGGACCCGACCATCCCGAACTCGGGGACATGCTCCGGAAGGTCCACGGCGGAGGAACTGGAGTGCTGGCGATCAAGACGCTGGGGCAGGGACATGCCGTCGATCGCGGCACCGGCGACACGGCGGATCCGGTCGAGGCTGCGCTGGAGTCCGTCCTGAGACCCGGTTTCGTGGACTGTGCGGTCGTCGGAACCCGGAGCGCTGCACACCTGCGACACGCCGCGGCCGCGGTGCGCCGGATCGTCGGGCGAGCGAGCGGGAGCGCGTCATGACCGTGCACGAAGAGACGTACGACGCACAGGGCCGACCCCGGTCCAAGCTCCTGCCAGACGACAACGTCACGCTGGCGCTGGCCCTGACCACGCTGCTGGCGCTGCTGTTGCGACTGTTCCGGCTGGGCCACCAGAGCCTGTGGGTCGACGAACTGATGACCATCCGCCAGGGCGCCGTGCCCGGAACGACGCTCTGGCAGCAGTTCCTGCACGACACCCAGAATCCTCTGCCGATGGTGATCGTGACCCTGCTGGGTTCGGTGTCGGAGCACGAGGCGTGGTTGCGGATGCCGGGGGCGCTCCTGGGGGCGTTGAGCATCCCGATCTTCTTCGAGGTGGTGCGTCGGATCGCGGACGCGCGGACGGCGCTGCTGGCGGCGATGCTCCTGGCGATCCATCCCATGCACATAGACCACTCGCAGGAAGTACGTGGCTACGCCTTCCTCGTGTTCTTCGGTCTGGCCGCCACGTGGATCGTGCTCGACGCGGGGACGCGCCTGTCGTGGGCCCGCATGCCGTGGCTCGTGCTGACGGGGGTGGCTGCCGGTCTCAGCAATCTGCAGGGTCTCTTCTGGATGGCCGGGCTGGCGCTGGGAATCGTGGTCAGCGGCCGGTATCCGGTACGCACGTGGGGACGCTGGGCGATTCCCTTCGTCCTGATCCTCGTGGTGCTCACTCCGTGGTGGAGCCTGAGCCTGGGAGTGCACGAGACGGGTCGACTGCTGCCCGAGGCCGAGACCGGCGAGCCGCTGCGCGGCGAGAGCACCTTCACGCCGTGGGCCTTTCCGTACGCGGGGCTCGTTCTGTCGATGGGAAGCAGTCTGGGGCCGAGTGACGACGAACTGCACGAGGAGGTGACGACGGGAGGCGGTCTTTCGTTGGACGCCGACGACCTCGCGATCGTCGGGATCGCGGCGCTGCTGGTGGTGGCGCTCGCGTGCCTGGGCCTGCGGGCGTTGGGGCGGCGTTCGTGGGAGCTGTTGGCCTGGGCGTCGGTGGCGATCGTAATGGCAGGGTTGTTGGCGGCCCGCAACGTGAAACCATTCAACCCGCGCTACGTGATCACCGCCCTGCCGGTGTTGCTGGTCTTCGTCGCCGCCGGATTGAATCGCCTGCCCGTTCGTTGGGGTCTCGTGCTCCTCCTGGTGTGGATCGGACTCACCGGGGTTTCCCTGCAGCGGATGTGGTTCGATCCCGAGCACGTGCACGAGGACGTGCGCGGCGCCGCGCGGCTCATCGCGAACCGCGAGGGTCCGGACGACGCGATCCTGGTCCCCACCGTGCGTCACGTCTTCGATTTCTACTATCGCGGCGAGAGCCCGCGTTCGGGCATGCAGTTCCGGCGCGCGATGCCGCCGGACGAGGTCGACGAAGCTCTCGAGCGGGTGGGCGAGGGGCGCCGGTTCCTGTGGTACGTGAAGTCACGTCCCTGGTTCGGCGATCCCGAACGGCGCATCGACGAGAGCCTCCGGCGGCGCCACGAGCAGATTTCCCGGTTCGAGATGCCCGGAGTCGAGGTGTACCTCTTCGACCGGTCGGCGGAGCCGACGGCGCCGGAGGAGAGTTCCGCGGAGGGTGAGAGCGGGAACGCGGTCCCGGATTCGGTGCGGGTCGATTGACCGACCCGGAACGGTGCGCTAGCCTTGATGCGTACACCACGGGCGTCGGCCTCGAGCGCCGTGTCGCCGCCCTCGCCGGCCCGCACACCCTGGCACCGTCATCCATGACCGCCGCGCCCGAGACCTCCAGATCGTCTCCCGTGCCCCGCGAATCCGCGTTGCGGGAGTGCTCCGTGCCCATTCCGTCGCGCTTCGACACGCTGCGCAGGGAGCTCCGGGGCCAGTGGGCCACCGAACTCTGCAAACGGGTCGTCGACGTCGTCGCCGCGATCGCCGGGCTACTGCTGTTCCTGCCCCTCCT
Coding sequences within it:
- a CDS encoding glycosyltransferase family 9 protein, translating into MSGEHFLVTRLRFLGDIVLCTPLLEALREARPDSRIEFLGASPHVDVLRDHPAVDRLHVLPGRATTADMLRMALRLRQCRFDAVFDLFGNPRSALLTRLTGAPLRVGPDRGTRARLYTHRRGRPAGDRSAVRHHLDKLVPLLGEAPPPRPTSLRVHPAERERVRAALDLPERVRVIHPGSTWPDKAWPGDRWPILVQRLTEQGGAPLVVIEPPTQRGLAARVAGDTGARPLDVLDVRSILALLTHADLYVGNDGGILHAAIALGVPSVGLLGPTEPDIWFPYEHLGPFRVIHRCDEAGTDARGRPRSRLTRIDVEEVLARVGEVTAATRDGAT
- a CDS encoding glycosyltransferase family 9 protein — encoded protein: MIDPERILLIRRKAIGDVLVSMDVARALRERWPAASIHLVVDRFAAPVVDGSPLIDDLLVYDRKAQSTGSWTARVDALLHWVESLRGVRADLAVDLMGTPQTALWTRLSGARMRVGPRKRFRTWAYHRAIEARRDPVFAGERFLDWVRALDVDPGAWRPQRVPVSPRDSERVVSILSTRGTSDAGLILLNASATWPAKAWPLDHFARLGRRLREDTGAEVALAWGPGEEEGIDTVVRNAGGSVWPLPPTTLPELAAWLDRADLLVTTDSGPKHLAVAQGTPTVTVFGSTDPRGWQPPGPRHRALTNLVDCHPCNLLECPVPGHPCLDALDPEIVATAAVELLAQTRSAA
- a CDS encoding glycosyltransferase family 2 protein, producing the protein MTTGIGALVITRDEEHHLEDCLRTLDFCDERVVVDSFSSDRTIEIACAHADHVYRRTFRDFAEQKDWGLARLSTPWALIVDADERVGAELAREIVERVRRDDHDGFWLFRRNRFFGHVVTGAGWQHDRVLRLFRREGAHHPSRLVHEEAHLPEGARIGTCRARLEHHSYSDWPSTFGRLLSYTTRGAAERAQRGRSGSAWRVGTKPLGRFLKQYLLQGGWRDGVHGYVLCTWSAIGVFVREAKLRAGEIERPVAPSAEVRVEVIRGRPVDDGSVPPGGGRQR
- a CDS encoding DUF3108 domain-containing protein, which translates into the protein MTLGARSTRTGNGWIGACLLVAIVWGPAMASASGDAPADSLPPAPSDDLPVSLDELPYDLGEVSTFEIGYGPIKAGRATITVEDTLTYFGQKVVHVRTRARSNRFFDAFFKVRDQANSYIDADSLFARYYSKTLREGGYERDVEIHFDQIDGIAYYPSGKESKFPAPIHDVLSAFFRVRTLPLPPGASFRLPTHGDDEIYDLRIDVVRREVRDTPLGRVRCVVVRPTLGDEGLFRHEGDLLVWFTDDERRVPVLMRATVPVGAIEARLTDYDPGGRR
- a CDS encoding FAD-dependent oxidoreductase, whose amino-acid sequence is MSEAASLRPRVDVLVFGGGIAGLWTLHELLARGYDAHLCETSALGAGQTIQSQGIVHGGGKYALRSVGDLDAVRAIRDMPERWRAHRSGLRRDPDLRAARLNSEGCWLWLPRGSWWSRLQSWGIVPLLRHGGLLACPPESRPRSEWPPVLQRHAHLALRMEEPVFDTQSVMAALREPVVDRLLHIAPIDPADGFGPFEDDRGTRRVRLRAPHGPELEVDTRAVVFSAGDGNAALLRSIGSEPELMQRRPLLMTVLRGSLPPLHAHCVSGGRTRITVTSVGAGDETVWQVGGEVSERHAADEAGPGVRAAALDEIRACLPGLDLSGVQIANYRAVRAEARDGGSRRPSGAHVRAVSSRAVVAWPTKWALAPLLAEDVLRELRDAGVEPSGPNPLHGAGRWPRPDVAPYPWEDAAWTDVNSVEPA
- a CDS encoding aldo/keto reductase — its product is MDRRELGRTGLTVPALGLGTVKIGRNRDVKYPQGFDLPDDAAVERLLETAVEEGVVLWDTAPAYGAAEERLGPFVARHRERLVLCTKAGEEYDGEGSRHAFDRASLTASVHRSLRRLRTDAIDVLLLHSDGRDLEILDDSDALDTIARLRDAGDVRFAGISAKTALGIERGGACLDVVMAPFGPDHPELGDMLRKVHGGGTGVLAIKTLGQGHAVDRGTGDTADPVEAALESVLRPGFVDCAVVGTRSAAHLRHAAAAVRRIVGRASGSAS
- a CDS encoding glycosyltransferase family 39 protein, with translation MTVHEETYDAQGRPRSKLLPDDNVTLALALTTLLALLLRLFRLGHQSLWVDELMTIRQGAVPGTTLWQQFLHDTQNPLPMVIVTLLGSVSEHEAWLRMPGALLGALSIPIFFEVVRRIADARTALLAAMLLAIHPMHIDHSQEVRGYAFLVFFGLAATWIVLDAGTRLSWARMPWLVLTGVAAGLSNLQGLFWMAGLALGIVVSGRYPVRTWGRWAIPFVLILVVLTPWWSLSLGVHETGRLLPEAETGEPLRGESTFTPWAFPYAGLVLSMGSSLGPSDDELHEEVTTGGGLSLDADDLAIVGIAALLVVALACLGLRALGRRSWELLAWASVAIVMAGLLAARNVKPFNPRYVITALPVLLVFVAAGLNRLPVRWGLVLLLVWIGLTGVSLQRMWFDPEHVHEDVRGAARLIANREGPDDAILVPTVRHVFDFYYRGESPRSGMQFRRAMPPDEVDEALERVGEGRRFLWYVKSRPWFGDPERRIDESLRRRHEQISRFEMPGVEVYLFDRSAEPTAPEESSAEGESGNAVPDSVRVD